A section of the Hirschia baltica ATCC 49814 genome encodes:
- the era gene encoding GTPase Era has translation MSDKPEEYEKEDIEASLQEPRETRAGFVAVIGSPNAGKSTLVNRLVGAKVSIVTHKVQTTRFQVRGVMMRGDAQVVLVDTPGIFAPKHRLDRAMVKSAWDGAEGADQIIHLVDASSRSHKIDDKVTGADKKTIIDDQRIIDDLKASGRKAILALNKIDLFDREDLIPISKELFNEGVYSDVFMISGLRGGGVRQLADHIAGNMPVGPFLFPEDQAADMPSRLLAAEVTREKLMLRLHEELPYQMTVETENWERFKDGSIRVDQIIYVAREGHRKIVLGKGGRAIKDIGQQARKDLQEIFETPIHLFTRVKVSEKWAESRERFSAIGLDFDV, from the coding sequence TTGAGCGATAAGCCAGAAGAATACGAAAAAGAAGATATTGAAGCTAGCCTTCAGGAACCTCGTGAAACTAGAGCTGGCTTTGTAGCCGTTATCGGTTCGCCTAATGCCGGTAAGTCCACATTGGTAAACCGGTTGGTTGGGGCAAAGGTTTCAATTGTAACGCACAAAGTGCAAACAACGCGGTTTCAAGTGCGTGGTGTGATGATGCGCGGTGATGCTCAAGTTGTCCTCGTGGATACCCCCGGAATTTTCGCGCCAAAGCACCGTTTAGATCGTGCTATGGTGAAATCTGCTTGGGATGGAGCTGAAGGTGCAGATCAAATCATTCACCTTGTTGATGCAAGTTCTCGTTCTCATAAGATTGACGATAAGGTCACGGGTGCAGACAAAAAAACGATAATTGATGATCAGCGTATCATTGATGATCTGAAGGCGTCTGGACGAAAAGCAATTCTTGCACTGAACAAAATAGACCTATTTGATCGCGAAGATCTCATACCCATTTCAAAAGAATTATTCAACGAAGGTGTGTATTCAGATGTCTTCATGATTTCCGGCCTAAGAGGCGGCGGCGTCCGCCAACTGGCGGATCACATAGCAGGGAATATGCCCGTCGGTCCTTTTTTATTTCCGGAGGATCAGGCCGCAGATATGCCTTCCCGTTTGTTGGCTGCAGAAGTAACACGTGAAAAACTTATGCTTCGTTTGCATGAGGAATTACCATATCAAATGACCGTTGAAACAGAAAATTGGGAACGTTTCAAAGATGGTTCCATTCGCGTGGATCAGATTATCTATGTTGCACGCGAAGGACACAGAAAGATTGTGCTAGGAAAAGGTGGTCGTGCGATAAAGGACATTGGTCAGCAAGCGCGGAAGGATCTTCAAGAAATCTTTGAAACGCCGATCCATTTGTTTACACGCGTGAAAGTTTCAGAAAAATGGGCTGAAAGTCGTGAGAGGTTTTCAGCCATCGGACTGGATTTTGATGTTTAA
- a CDS encoding glycosyltransferase family 2 protein, producing the protein MNKLPLSVFIIARDEADRILPVIRSVIDWVEEVFVIDSGSTDDTVEVSRNAGADVVFNEWAGYGPQKVFGETLCSQKWLLNIDADEEVSDSLRREITSMFEGGQEPPLAAYQIPILICFPFDKGPRPFAPSNDPIRLYNREKAGFKSELVHDSVVLKPNEVSGKLKHHINHRCFRSHHHAIEKINRYSSMQAEDMIKKGRKPSVLRLLTEPMTAFLKSMFLRRYVLFGVNGFTESVIYAFARFIRLAKAREAWKQHEANQSPRMHD; encoded by the coding sequence ATGAATAAGCTCCCTCTTTCAGTCTTTATTATTGCAAGAGATGAAGCCGACCGTATTCTTCCTGTCATAAGATCTGTTATTGATTGGGTTGAAGAGGTTTTCGTCATAGACAGTGGTAGCACAGATGACACTGTAGAAGTGTCACGTAATGCAGGTGCTGACGTCGTTTTTAATGAATGGGCGGGGTATGGTCCTCAAAAAGTTTTTGGGGAAACACTATGCTCTCAAAAGTGGCTATTAAATATTGATGCTGACGAAGAAGTTAGTGATAGCCTTCGCAGGGAAATCACTTCAATGTTTGAAGGTGGACAAGAACCACCTCTGGCTGCCTATCAAATTCCTATATTAATATGCTTTCCATTTGATAAGGGGCCGCGCCCATTTGCTCCTTCAAACGATCCGATTCGTCTCTACAATCGAGAAAAAGCAGGCTTTAAATCTGAATTAGTGCATGATTCAGTTGTTCTAAAACCAAATGAAGTCAGCGGAAAATTGAAACATCATATTAATCACCGTTGTTTCCGATCTCATCACCATGCAATTGAAAAAATCAATCGTTACAGTAGCATGCAGGCAGAAGACATGATTAAAAAAGGCCGAAAACCATCGGTTCTTAGACTTCTAACTGAACCTATGACAGCCTTCCTTAAATCAATGTTTCTTAGACGATATGTTCTTTTTGGGGTGAATGGCTTCACCGAAAGCGTAATCTATGCGTTTGCACGGTTCATTAGATTAGCAAAGGCACGTGAAGCATGGAAACAACATGAAGCCAATCAGTCGCCAAGAATGCACGATTAG
- a CDS encoding DUF3089 domain-containing protein translates to MSGANARFLKSIEPISSFTLPKSERPDYLAPRSWALYPETKPDGAWETPWGVDVFFIHGTTSASSDGWNTNIDNVDSKLRLQSEMLPNFAGPFQKFAPVYAPLYRQVTLHGEYNINENSQKAFKLAFDDIDSAFQVYMETRNQGRAVILVGVGQGGLYARRLLKKQFQTDQMQNRLVATYLIESPTSEKLYSNKNSPFEICSTDEQTGCIASWNTINENDVARTKNILSRAVYWDEANNIAPTGDAKLICFNPSMGNTTTELIGEKLHRGSVNASELLQLDEAEIVENAISSQCVNGFLVVSHTKNQSLNTPPNSLARMLAPPYNLFYSDLAHDAAKRARITSAWLDKYGAKPAPPLPPIERIEIAPINKIEKILGTE, encoded by the coding sequence ATGAGTGGAGCCAATGCTCGCTTTTTAAAATCAATAGAGCCTATTTCGTCTTTCACTCTCCCCAAAAGCGAACGCCCTGATTATCTAGCTCCAAGATCATGGGCACTATATCCTGAAACAAAGCCCGATGGAGCTTGGGAAACTCCTTGGGGCGTAGATGTTTTCTTTATTCACGGAACGACATCAGCCTCATCAGATGGATGGAATACCAATATTGACAATGTTGACTCAAAATTGCGTTTGCAATCTGAAATGCTTCCCAATTTTGCAGGGCCTTTTCAAAAATTTGCGCCAGTGTATGCCCCATTATATCGTCAGGTAACGCTTCACGGCGAGTACAATATCAATGAAAATTCTCAAAAAGCATTTAAACTGGCGTTTGATGACATCGACTCAGCTTTCCAAGTCTATATGGAGACGAGAAACCAAGGTAGAGCTGTTATTCTTGTTGGTGTCGGGCAAGGTGGCCTATATGCAAGGCGATTATTAAAGAAGCAATTTCAAACAGATCAAATGCAAAACCGTTTAGTTGCAACCTATTTAATAGAATCGCCGACTTCTGAAAAATTGTACTCAAACAAAAATAGCCCTTTTGAAATATGCTCTACTGATGAACAAACAGGATGCATCGCATCATGGAACACTATTAATGAAAATGATGTGGCGCGTACTAAGAACATTCTTTCACGCGCTGTTTATTGGGATGAGGCAAACAATATCGCACCAACAGGAGATGCAAAACTTATTTGTTTCAATCCAAGTATGGGAAATACAACGACTGAGTTAATTGGAGAAAAACTTCATAGAGGATCGGTAAATGCCAGCGAGCTTTTACAATTAGACGAAGCGGAAATAGTGGAAAATGCTATATCCAGCCAGTGTGTAAATGGTTTTCTAGTTGTAAGTCATACAAAAAATCAAAGTTTAAATACGCCGCCAAATAGTCTGGCACGCATGTTGGCACCACCTTATAATTTATTCTATTCTGATCTGGCGCATGACGCTGCTAAACGCGCTCGTATAACCAGTGCTTGGCTGGATAAGTATGGAGCAAAACCCGCACCTCCTCTTCCGCCAATTGAACGCATTGAAATTGCGCCTATTAATAAAATAGAGAAAATACTTGGCACAGAATAA
- a CDS encoding DUF502 domain-containing protein produces MFNKSKKNTTKQEEHLFHLNPKKRVGPLAWLRSRFFTGIVVTAPIAITVGLIWGVITFIDDKVKPLIPNQWNPETYTQFALPGLGVIVVFVSVLFVGIIAANLIGRSLVGAGEGLIGRVPLVRNIYTAIKQIFETLAASQTDNFKEVVMLEYPRKGAWAVGFITASVRGDMAKKMPGMVGVFVPTTPNPTSGFLIYIRRDDLVVLDMSVEEGAKLIISAGLVVPEVGNSKANKPPVASIAGDEKLKLTEDEINTEDLGVPSEKI; encoded by the coding sequence ATGTTCAATAAGTCTAAAAAGAACACCACAAAACAAGAAGAACATTTGTTTCATCTAAATCCAAAAAAACGAGTTGGTCCATTGGCTTGGTTGCGCTCTCGCTTCTTTACTGGAATTGTCGTAACTGCCCCGATTGCGATTACTGTTGGTCTAATTTGGGGTGTCATTACTTTCATTGATGACAAAGTAAAACCATTGATTCCCAATCAGTGGAACCCTGAAACTTACACTCAGTTTGCATTGCCTGGACTGGGGGTAATCGTTGTTTTTGTTAGTGTGTTGTTTGTCGGGATAATAGCGGCGAATTTGATTGGCCGTTCCTTAGTTGGTGCAGGTGAAGGGCTTATTGGTCGTGTTCCGCTTGTTCGTAATATATATACTGCAATAAAACAGATATTTGAAACATTGGCAGCAAGTCAGACAGATAATTTCAAAGAAGTGGTGATGCTTGAATACCCACGAAAAGGTGCATGGGCTGTCGGTTTCATAACTGCATCGGTTCGAGGCGATATGGCAAAAAAAATGCCGGGTATGGTAGGTGTATTTGTACCAACGACGCCAAATCCGACGTCGGGATTCTTAATTTACATCCGGCGTGATGATCTTGTTGTTTTGGACATGTCTGTTGAAGAGGGTGCAAAGCTCATAATATCAGCAGGTTTAGTGGTTCCAGAAGTTGGTAATTCAAAAGCAAACAAACCGCCAGTGGCATCAATAGCAGGTGATGAGAAGCTAAAGTTGACTGAAGATGAGATAAACACAGAAGACCTTGGTGTGCCGTCTGAAAAGATTTAA
- the recG gene encoding ATP-dependent DNA helicase RecG has product MRPEILFPFFKDLKSLPGIGPKTAPLLQRLVGGDTVLNLLLHLPINWIDRSVRDSFFETIVGEIATVRGVVDSVFAGQGNAPTRVRLLDDTGFLTLVFFRAQPAWLQKQFPMNQEMIVSGLIEDFNGQRQMVHPDHVCNPAKGEEPPEVEPVYRLTAGVTSRLLQKAISASLENLPQLPEWIDQAFLEQKKWPSFVDALKQLHQPETLDQPALNLAHERLAYDEALAREFALNEIRLNRQKTPATPIPRHTHATNNLLEALKFSPTHAQLRAFKDIQTDLARELPMRRMLQGDVGTGKTLVAALAIAQAAASGQFSAFMSPTEVLARQQATALQNFLKPIGYRCEALTGRDSKKRRKELLDAVAAGEIHCLSGTQALFQTDVQLPNLGLVIIDEQHRFGVADRLKLTSKGNAPHMLMMSATPIPRSLAAAINGDLDTCILDEKPQQRKPITTRVASEERIEDVMIAVAKAADRGERAFWVCPAIDSETAEDASVIARKEILQKYVKHPVALVHGKMAPAEKDAALDAFRTGEASVLVATTVVEVGIDVPEATIMVIEHAEGFGLAQLHQLRGRVGRGDKSSSCLLLYKPPLSESGQKRLNTLRETEDGFLIAEADFKQRGPGDLLGLKQSGLPNFKIIDLTRHIEMFQLVRNDVKQLLSEGPNSNPPRTEAISLLNELFKTDIAIKY; this is encoded by the coding sequence ATGAGACCAGAAATCCTCTTTCCATTCTTTAAGGACCTCAAAAGCCTTCCTGGCATTGGTCCTAAAACTGCTCCACTCCTCCAAAGGCTGGTTGGCGGTGATACGGTATTGAATCTATTGCTGCATTTGCCGATTAATTGGATTGACAGAAGTGTCCGCGATTCATTCTTTGAAACAATTGTTGGTGAAATCGCAACAGTACGCGGTGTTGTTGATTCTGTCTTTGCTGGACAAGGTAATGCACCAACCCGTGTTCGCTTGTTAGACGATACTGGTTTCTTGACGCTGGTTTTCTTTCGCGCACAACCTGCTTGGTTGCAAAAACAGTTTCCAATGAACCAGGAAATGATCGTGTCTGGGCTGATCGAAGACTTTAACGGCCAGAGACAAATGGTGCACCCTGATCATGTCTGCAATCCAGCAAAGGGAGAAGAACCACCTGAAGTGGAGCCTGTGTATCGCCTGACTGCAGGTGTAACTTCCCGTCTGCTCCAAAAAGCTATTTCGGCGTCATTAGAAAACCTTCCTCAATTACCTGAGTGGATTGATCAAGCTTTCCTTGAACAAAAAAAATGGCCAAGTTTTGTAGATGCGCTCAAGCAACTCCATCAACCTGAAACATTAGATCAACCAGCTCTAAATCTTGCACATGAACGGCTGGCATATGATGAAGCCCTTGCTCGTGAATTCGCACTGAATGAAATTCGCCTCAATCGCCAAAAAACACCAGCAACTCCCATCCCCCGACACACTCACGCAACAAATAACCTACTCGAAGCCCTCAAATTCTCACCAACGCACGCACAATTGCGTGCATTTAAAGACATCCAAACTGACCTCGCACGTGAGCTTCCAATGCGCCGTATGCTGCAAGGAGATGTTGGAACAGGGAAAACACTCGTGGCCGCGCTTGCCATTGCTCAGGCAGCTGCTTCAGGTCAATTTTCGGCTTTTATGTCACCTACTGAAGTCCTTGCCCGTCAACAGGCTACTGCCTTACAAAACTTTTTAAAACCAATCGGTTATCGCTGCGAAGCCCTTACCGGAAGAGATAGCAAAAAACGCCGAAAAGAACTATTAGATGCAGTTGCCGCTGGGGAAATACACTGTCTTTCAGGCACTCAAGCTTTATTCCAAACGGATGTTCAACTTCCAAATCTAGGCTTGGTAATCATCGATGAACAGCATCGTTTTGGTGTAGCAGACAGGCTAAAACTAACCTCCAAAGGCAATGCTCCTCACATGTTGATGATGAGTGCAACACCCATTCCCCGTTCCCTTGCCGCCGCAATCAATGGTGACCTAGACACTTGTATTTTGGATGAAAAACCTCAACAAAGGAAACCCATCACAACACGCGTTGCTTCTGAAGAACGCATTGAAGATGTCATGATTGCTGTTGCAAAAGCAGCAGACCGCGGCGAACGCGCTTTCTGGGTATGTCCTGCAATTGATTCTGAAACAGCAGAAGATGCGTCCGTGATTGCGCGTAAGGAGATACTTCAAAAATATGTAAAACACCCCGTTGCCCTTGTTCATGGCAAAATGGCACCAGCAGAAAAAGATGCAGCCTTAGATGCTTTTCGAACGGGCGAAGCTAGTGTTTTAGTCGCAACGACAGTGGTTGAAGTTGGTATCGACGTTCCTGAAGCAACCATAATGGTTATTGAGCATGCAGAAGGCTTTGGCCTTGCTCAACTCCATCAGCTTAGAGGTCGTGTCGGACGTGGAGATAAAAGCTCTTCTTGTTTACTTCTATACAAACCGCCCTTGTCTGAAAGCGGTCAAAAACGTTTGAACACTTTGCGAGAAACTGAAGATGGTTTTCTAATTGCTGAGGCTGATTTTAAACAACGAGGCCCTGGGGACCTATTAGGGTTAAAACAATCAGGACTGCCAAACTTTAAAATTATAGACCTAACTCGTCACATTGAAATGTTCCAACTTGTTCGCAACGATGTGAAACAGCTACTTTCTGAAGGCCCAAATTCAAATCCTCCTCGGACAGAAGCAATAAGTCTTTTAAATGAATTATTTAAAACCGATATCGCTATAAAGTACTGA
- a CDS encoding succinate dehydrogenase assembly factor 2, translating to MDARRRKLLFRANHRGFKEMDMMMGEFAGKHLDQMDEKALDEFERLLDTDDQDVYGWIIGREQEPEMLQGKVMDMLKAFDLPTHMKEKGLL from the coding sequence ATGGACGCCCGCAGACGTAAACTCCTCTTTAGAGCCAACCATCGTGGTTTCAAAGAAATGGACATGATGATGGGTGAATTTGCAGGTAAGCATCTCGATCAAATGGATGAAAAAGCGCTGGATGAATTCGAGCGACTTCTCGATACTGACGACCAAGATGTTTATGGCTGGATTATTGGTCGCGAGCAGGAACCTGAAATGCTGCAAGGTAAAGTCATGGATATGCTGAAAGCATTCGATTTACCCACTCATATGAAAGAGAAAGGACTGCTTTAG
- the mfd gene encoding transcription-repair coupling factor: MKVWDTIAGLKAPIDAYESPFGADVRVFVEAINKRKGVGVYVARDERQALQVLSIAKFFQPHMAMINFPAWDCLPYDRVSPTAHISAMRCSALARLSHRDPKEKILVVTTAHALVQRVAPVTKMAEASFAAGIGADVDQQALQDYLTINGYTRTDIVREPGEYAIRGGIVDIYPPDRIEPVRLDFFGDNLESIRSFDAESQRSTNDLKEIAFAPVSEIFFTDEALTLFRRNYLESFGPPGGDPSYEAARAKIRRQGIDQWLPLFHEKLETLLEYAGNDALLGFDNQAETVGLDRIAQAKDYFETRVHAAGGDVMDAKVLAPDKLYLSKDEFELTRSSGAVVRFHPSENPGKKDVLFVGARAGKDFAVERSNPEANVFDAAVSLAKEHLANKRKVVFAAWSAGSADRLKTVLSDHGLPEVRSAEDWSAAKAANAPVIVETSMESGFTFSDLAVIAEQDMLGDKLARPRKRKRKTASYIAEAAALSPGDMIVHIDHGVGRYEGLQTVDVGSAPHDCLELVYAGGDKILLPVENIELISRYGADSGEGSMDKLGGAGWQSRKAKAKKNIMEMAGDLIRIAAEREMRKAEKTADADGLFDEFCARFPYEETDDQLNAIEDCLSDLASGKPMDRLVCGDVGFGKTEVALRTAFVAAMSGMQVAIIAPTTLLARQHYRTFKERFEGWPIKVRQLSRFVSAKEQTTTREMLASGDADVVVGTHAVISKQVKFKRLGLLVVDEEQRFGVKHKERMKEMKADIHVLTLSATPIPRTLQLALTGIRDLSIIATPPIDRLSVRTYTVEFDPVTVREALLRERYRGGQSYFIAPRVSDLPFLERFLREQVPEVSFLSAHGQMASGQLEDIMNDFYDGKADVLLATTIVESGLDIPRANTIVIHRADKFGLAQLYQLRGRVGRSKLRAYAYMTTKKDMVLSETAEKRLKVLQSLDSLGAGFMLASHDLDMRGGGNLLGDAQSGHVREVGVELYQQMLEDAVNALKTGEVEPSDDWSPMIDLGAAVLIPDYYVADLTERLSLYRRLSDLETEEERESFAAELIDRFGELPDETKQLLEVTAVKNMCKELGISKLTSGPKGAVITFRDKPPIDPAQLIAWVHTRPSMMKLRPDMKLVINGTWPNAEHRLKAVKGVLRELDSAAKDSD; the protein is encoded by the coding sequence ATGAAAGTTTGGGATACGATTGCAGGGCTAAAAGCGCCCATCGACGCGTATGAATCTCCATTTGGAGCGGACGTGCGTGTGTTTGTTGAAGCTATCAATAAACGCAAAGGCGTTGGCGTGTATGTTGCGCGTGATGAACGCCAAGCTCTGCAAGTGTTATCAATAGCAAAATTCTTCCAGCCACATATGGCAATGATCAATTTTCCGGCTTGGGATTGTCTGCCTTATGATCGCGTTAGCCCAACGGCGCACATTTCGGCTATGCGCTGTTCTGCGCTTGCAAGATTATCTCACAGAGATCCTAAAGAGAAAATTCTTGTCGTCACGACCGCTCATGCGCTTGTTCAGCGAGTTGCACCTGTTACCAAAATGGCAGAAGCCAGTTTTGCTGCCGGGATAGGCGCTGATGTTGATCAGCAAGCACTACAGGATTATCTGACGATTAATGGTTATACGCGAACCGACATCGTTCGTGAGCCGGGTGAATATGCCATTCGCGGTGGTATTGTCGATATATATCCGCCGGATAGAATTGAGCCGGTGAGGTTGGATTTTTTTGGAGATAATCTTGAATCTATCCGCTCTTTTGATGCTGAAAGCCAACGGTCTACAAACGATCTTAAAGAAATAGCTTTCGCACCAGTCAGTGAAATCTTCTTCACAGATGAAGCGCTTACTTTATTTCGTCGAAATTATCTTGAGAGCTTTGGGCCACCAGGTGGTGACCCTAGTTATGAAGCTGCACGCGCTAAAATACGCAGGCAGGGTATAGACCAGTGGCTTCCTCTTTTTCACGAAAAGCTGGAAACGCTTTTAGAATATGCCGGTAATGATGCGCTGTTAGGGTTTGATAATCAGGCTGAAACAGTAGGGTTGGATAGGATTGCACAAGCTAAAGATTATTTTGAAACCCGCGTTCATGCTGCTGGCGGTGATGTCATGGATGCCAAAGTATTGGCTCCTGACAAGCTTTATCTTTCCAAAGACGAATTTGAATTAACGCGATCTTCAGGTGCGGTGGTTCGTTTTCATCCTTCTGAAAATCCAGGAAAGAAGGATGTTCTATTTGTCGGTGCTCGCGCAGGCAAAGATTTTGCGGTTGAACGGTCCAATCCAGAAGCCAATGTTTTTGATGCAGCAGTGAGTTTAGCAAAAGAACATTTAGCCAATAAACGAAAAGTGGTGTTTGCAGCTTGGTCAGCGGGATCAGCAGATCGTTTGAAAACTGTTCTGTCAGATCATGGATTGCCAGAGGTGCGGAGCGCTGAAGATTGGTCAGCAGCGAAAGCTGCAAATGCACCTGTCATCGTTGAAACGTCCATGGAATCTGGTTTTACGTTTTCTGACTTAGCTGTCATCGCCGAGCAAGATATGCTGGGTGATAAGCTGGCAAGACCACGCAAACGTAAGAGGAAAACGGCTAGTTATATTGCAGAAGCGGCCGCTTTGTCTCCCGGTGATATGATTGTTCATATTGATCATGGTGTGGGTCGGTATGAGGGTCTTCAGACTGTTGATGTTGGATCAGCCCCGCATGACTGTTTAGAGCTAGTTTATGCCGGTGGCGATAAGATTCTTTTACCCGTTGAAAACATAGAGTTGATCAGCCGTTACGGTGCAGATTCCGGTGAAGGATCGATGGATAAGCTGGGCGGCGCGGGATGGCAGTCTCGCAAAGCTAAAGCTAAGAAAAATATAATGGAAATGGCAGGCGACCTTATTCGCATTGCCGCAGAACGCGAAATGAGAAAAGCGGAGAAAACTGCTGATGCAGATGGTCTGTTTGATGAGTTTTGTGCACGTTTTCCATATGAAGAAACGGATGATCAACTTAATGCTATAGAAGATTGTCTGAGTGATTTAGCATCGGGTAAGCCGATGGATCGCTTAGTTTGTGGGGATGTCGGCTTTGGTAAAACTGAAGTCGCGCTTCGCACAGCTTTTGTTGCGGCAATGAGCGGGATGCAGGTCGCTATTATCGCGCCGACAACACTATTGGCACGTCAGCATTATAGAACGTTCAAAGAGCGGTTTGAGGGGTGGCCAATCAAGGTGCGGCAGCTCTCGCGGTTTGTATCGGCAAAAGAGCAAACCACGACACGCGAAATGCTTGCAAGCGGTGACGCAGATGTTGTTGTGGGCACACATGCAGTGATTTCAAAACAAGTAAAATTCAAGCGTCTTGGCTTGCTGGTTGTAGACGAAGAACAGCGTTTTGGGGTTAAGCATAAAGAGCGCATGAAGGAGATGAAAGCCGATATTCATGTGCTAACTCTTTCTGCAACGCCTATTCCTAGAACACTGCAATTGGCGCTTACGGGTATTCGTGATCTATCCATTATCGCCACGCCGCCAATCGATCGATTATCAGTGCGTACATATACGGTTGAGTTTGATCCGGTGACTGTGCGGGAAGCTTTACTGAGAGAACGTTATCGAGGTGGTCAATCGTATTTTATTGCGCCTCGTGTGTCTGATCTGCCATTCCTTGAGCGTTTTCTACGTGAGCAAGTTCCAGAAGTGTCGTTCTTGTCTGCGCATGGACAAATGGCATCGGGCCAACTTGAAGACATTATGAATGATTTTTATGATGGTAAAGCCGATGTTCTTCTTGCAACAACGATTGTGGAATCTGGCTTAGATATTCCGCGTGCCAACACTATCGTTATCCATAGAGCTGACAAATTTGGTTTGGCTCAGCTTTACCAACTTCGTGGTCGTGTAGGGCGCTCTAAACTTCGTGCGTATGCCTATATGACGACGAAAAAAGACATGGTGCTTTCAGAGACAGCTGAAAAACGCCTAAAAGTGTTGCAATCGCTTGATAGTCTTGGCGCTGGTTTCATGCTGGCTAGCCATGATCTAGATATGCGGGGCGGGGGTAACCTGCTGGGGGATGCACAATCGGGACATGTGCGCGAGGTGGGTGTTGAGCTGTATCAACAAATGCTGGAAGATGCTGTAAATGCGCTTAAAACAGGTGAAGTAGAACCATCTGATGATTGGTCACCAATGATTGATCTTGGCGCTGCTGTTCTTATCCCTGATTATTATGTGGCTGATCTGACTGAACGTCTATCATTGTATCGTCGTTTGTCTGATCTTGAAACTGAGGAAGAGCGTGAAAGCTTTGCAGCCGAATTGATTGACCGATTTGGTGAACTTCCAGATGAAACCAAGCAATTGCTTGAGGTCACTGCTGTTAAAAATATGTGTAAAGAGCTTGGCATTTCCAAGCTCACGTCTGGCCCTAAAGGTGCAGTCATTACATTCCGTGATAAACCGCCGATAGATCCTGCACAATTAATTGCTTGGGTTCATACACGGCCAAGCATGATGAAGCTACGGCCGGATATGAAGCTTGTTATCAACGGAACTTGGCCAAATGCCGAACATCGATTGAAGGCTGTGAAAGGTGTTTTAAGAGAATTAGACAGTGCGGCGAAAGATTCAGATTAG